The Chryseobacterium sp. LJ668 genome segment TGAAAGATTATACAGACGTTTCGATGCAATTGTTTAAGAATATCCTTCATAAAAGGTATAACGGAAAACAACATAAGGAATATACAGAGCGTGATCTTCGCTCAAGATCACAAGAGTTCATCGAAGACTATCCGGTGATTATGAGTACAACCTATTCACTCAGAAGAAGTCTTGCTGAGAATGTGATGTATGATTTTGTCATTATTGATGAGTCTTCACAGGTAGATCTGGCAACGGGGGTATTGGCTCTATCCTGTGCTAAAAGAGCGGTGATTGTAGGAGATTTAAAACAGCTTCCGAATGTGGTTGATGCTCAGACGGCACAAAAGACGGATTTTATTTTTCAGAGCTATCAGCTTCCTGAAGCGTATCGTTATTCCAACCATAGTTTGCTTTCATCGATCACAGAAATGTTTCCTGATATTCCTAAAACGCTTTTAAAAGAACATTACCGCTGCCATCCTCAGATTATTGATTTTTGTAACCGCAAATTTTACGACAACCAGTTGATTATTTTATCCGAAGCGAAAACAGACCGGAATCCTTTGGTCGTCTATAAGACTGTGGCAGGAAATCATGCACGGGAACGAATGAATCAACGGCAGATCGATGTCATTACCCAAGAGATTATTCCACAGCAAAGTCTTGAAGATGTAGATTTTGGAATCGTAACGCCTTACCGTAATCAGACTTCTGCGTTACAAAATACCTTTCAGGGAACCCAAATCAAAGCTGATACGGTAGACAAATTTCAAGGAAGAGAAAATGATGTGATTATTCTTTCCACGGTAGATAATGAAATATCAGATTTTACTGATAATCCGAATCGTTTGAACGTTGCTATTTCTAGAGCAAAAGATCAGCTGATTCTGGTTGTCAATGGAAATGAAAGTGAGAAGGACAATAATATCTCTGATCTTATTCGGTACATCGACTATCACAACTTCGACATTGTCAAAAGTGAGCTCCACTCTATTTTTGATCATCTGTACAAAGGGTATGAAGAGAAACGAAGAGTCCTCCTATCAGGTCAAAAGAAAAAATCGGTTTTCGATAGTGAGAATTTAATGTACCTGCTCATCAATGAAGTTTTATCCCATGATGAATTTTCCAAATACGGTGTGGTTCTTCATTTTCCTTTAAGAAATCTTCTGCTGGATTTTGACAAACTTTCAGAAGAGGAAGAGCGATACGCTAAACATCATGCTACACATCTTGATTTTCTTATTTATAATAAGCTCGGTAAAAATCCTGTTTTGGCAATAGAAGTGGATGGGTATGAATATCATAGAAAAGAAAGCCTACAAGGTGAAAGGGATCAAATGAAGAATGAGATTTTGGAGAAGTATAGAGTTGCTTTACTGAGATTTTCTACAACAGGTAGTGGGGAGAGGGAGAGGTTGATTGATGCACTAAAAACGGTAAGAAAATAATTTCTTCTAATTACGGATTTCCGTATTTTATTTTGTTGTTATTGATTTAGATTTGTAAGTGTTCTCAATGAGATAAAATATCTAACAAATTTAAAATCAATACTAACCATGAAAAAAAAACTACTCTACCTAACGATCTTACTATCGTTAATTTCTTGTACAACAAATTACTACACCGTTTTATTATCTGAAGATACTCCAATATACGGAAGTAGTAATAATGAAAGTATTGTAACAACAATACCAAAAGACACTCAATTTTTCATTTCAACTAAAGCCAATAAGAAAAATTACAAAAGAATAAAATGGGACAATTATTTGGGCTGGGCATATAATCCAAGCTATACAACTTACAGTTCTTATACATCCTCTACCACGTATAACTCAACCAAATCAACTTCATCTTTCACACCACGTTCTAGTTCTGGTGGTTCTGTGCAAGTAAAGGGATATACAAGAAAAGATGGAACCTATGTAAGACCTCACACTAGAAGTGCACCGAGACGTAAGTAATGCAATTACGGTAAGATGACAAGTAAACGAGACCATTTATGAGTGTGATCACCTTTTATTTTATCTCATAAAATGTAAAATTTTAAGTAGATAAATAAGAAACCTGCACTAAATGCAGGTTTTGTTTTTCTTATAATAATTTATTTCTTTGATTCCTCAA includes the following:
- a CDS encoding AAA domain-containing protein; the protein is MHKNTSPQLKSQAIYIDGNERTDEIESYSFEGGKCVVVYKNNGKSYSYHQNKIQIVKSALKTQKAENIFSYFKEIAETIGLKTEEGNNILADSYERISFIPETLILSNYFNKKQPEKNERSSPIEIFPFGFNLSQKDGVNNAFSYPLSVIEGPPGTGKTQTILNIIANAVMNNQTVAVVSSNNSATKNVFEKLEKNGISFMAALLGSSQNKKEFIESQTEIPDLSDWSLSFEEASALQQSNTLLFAQLSEKLELKNELAYLKLEIENIETEYQHFSFANTLFAEVRFKKNVSSDQLLSLWITIENYEQLGKKFNWWRKLTFPFLYGVRDKNFYELSYQDLIRLVQSKYYTTKISELKLKRQDLESALQDFSFDEKMKDYTDVSMQLFKNILHKRYNGKQHKEYTERDLRSRSQEFIEDYPVIMSTTYSLRRSLAENVMYDFVIIDESSQVDLATGVLALSCAKRAVIVGDLKQLPNVVDAQTAQKTDFIFQSYQLPEAYRYSNHSLLSSITEMFPDIPKTLLKEHYRCHPQIIDFCNRKFYDNQLIILSEAKTDRNPLVVYKTVAGNHARERMNQRQIDVITQEIIPQQSLEDVDFGIVTPYRNQTSALQNTFQGTQIKADTVDKFQGRENDVIILSTVDNEISDFTDNPNRLNVAISRAKDQLILVVNGNESEKDNNISDLIRYIDYHNFDIVKSELHSIFDHLYKGYEEKRRVLLSGQKKKSVFDSENLMYLLINEVLSHDEFSKYGVVLHFPLRNLLLDFDKLSEEEERYAKHHATHLDFLIYNKLGKNPVLAIEVDGYEYHRKESLQGERDQMKNEILEKYRVALLRFSTTGSGERERLIDALKTVRK